One Micromonospora sp. WMMD1120 genomic region harbors:
- a CDS encoding RecB family exonuclease has product MTAEPVTSSPPSSPARPTSTVRASLSPSRAADFKTCPLLYRFRSIDRLPERTTVEQARGTLVHAVLERLFDLPATGRTPEAAGDLVAPQWDRLVTEEPELAELFDGADPAAPAEFLRSAAGLLEGYFAVEDPTRLEPAERESLISAVVDDELLIRGYLDRLDVAPDGALRVVDYKTGGAPREAFEARALFQLKFYALVLWRTRGVVPRVLRLLYLRDAEVLDYTPDADELARFERTVVALWRAIEQATARQDFRPRPSRLCDWCSHQALCPTFGGTPPPFPVAAAGADPLRDSRSAPVPPGADE; this is encoded by the coding sequence ATGACGGCGGAACCGGTCACCAGCTCCCCACCCTCCTCACCGGCGCGGCCGACGTCGACGGTGCGGGCGTCGCTGTCCCCGTCCCGGGCGGCGGATTTCAAGACCTGCCCACTGCTCTACCGGTTCCGCAGCATCGACCGGCTGCCCGAGCGCACCACCGTCGAGCAGGCCCGGGGCACGCTGGTGCACGCGGTGCTGGAGCGGCTGTTCGACCTTCCGGCGACGGGTCGCACCCCGGAGGCGGCCGGCGACCTGGTGGCGCCCCAGTGGGACCGGCTGGTCACCGAGGAGCCGGAGCTCGCCGAGCTGTTCGACGGCGCTGATCCGGCCGCCCCGGCCGAGTTCCTCCGCTCCGCCGCCGGGCTGCTGGAGGGCTACTTCGCGGTGGAGGACCCGACCCGTCTGGAGCCGGCCGAGCGGGAGAGCCTGATCTCGGCCGTTGTCGACGACGAGCTGCTGATCCGGGGCTACCTGGACCGGCTCGACGTCGCCCCGGACGGGGCGCTGCGGGTGGTGGACTACAAGACCGGCGGCGCGCCGCGGGAGGCGTTCGAGGCGCGGGCGCTGTTCCAGTTGAAGTTCTACGCGCTGGTGCTGTGGCGCACCCGGGGGGTGGTGCCCCGGGTGCTGCGGTTGCTCTACCTGCGCGACGCCGAGGTGTTGGACTACACGCCGGACGCCGACGAGCTGGCCCGCTTCGAGCGCACCGTGGTGGCGCTGTGGCGGGCGATCGAGCAGGCCACCGCCCGGCAGGACTTCCGGCCCCGGCCGAGCCGTCTCTGTGACTGGTGCAGCCACCAGGCGCTGTGCCCCACGTTCGGCGGCACCCCGCCACCGTTCCCGGTCGCGGCGGCGGGCGCCGACCCGCTGCGCGACTCCCGGTCGGCGCCGGTGCCGCCCGGGGCCGACGAGTGA
- a CDS encoding HAD family phosphatase: MLFDMDGTLVDSEKLWDIALQELAREYGGELSDDGRRAITGTSMAESMRILHDDLGQPERDPEISGAWINARILELFRTGLRWRPGAFALLRAVRAAGIPTALVTSSPRALVEIALDTLGRDNFDAVVCGDEVVAAKPHPEPYLTAARLLGVPIERCVTIEDSPTGVASAVASGAAVLAVPLEVPLAPTAGVHQVESLTDVDLDLLAALLADRAAA; the protein is encoded by the coding sequence GTGCTCTTCGACATGGACGGCACGCTGGTCGACAGCGAGAAGCTGTGGGACATCGCGTTGCAGGAGCTCGCCCGGGAGTACGGCGGAGAGCTCTCCGACGACGGTCGCCGGGCGATCACCGGCACCAGCATGGCCGAGTCGATGCGCATCCTGCACGACGACCTGGGCCAGCCCGAACGGGACCCGGAGATCAGCGGGGCGTGGATCAACGCCCGCATCCTGGAGCTGTTCCGGACCGGTCTGCGCTGGCGCCCCGGGGCGTTCGCCCTGCTGCGGGCGGTCCGGGCGGCGGGGATTCCCACCGCGCTGGTCACCTCCAGCCCCCGGGCGCTCGTCGAGATCGCCCTGGACACCCTGGGCCGGGACAACTTCGACGCGGTGGTCTGCGGCGACGAGGTGGTCGCGGCCAAGCCGCACCCGGAGCCCTACCTGACCGCGGCGCGGCTGCTCGGGGTGCCGATCGAGCGGTGCGTGACCATCGAGGACTCGCCCACCGGAGTGGCCAGCGCGGTGGCCTCCGGGGCGGCGGTGCTCGCCGTACCGCTGGAGGTGCCCCTGGCGCCCACTGCCGGCGTACACCAGGTGGAGAGCCTGACCGACGTGGACCTGGACCTGCTCGCGGCGCTGCTGGCCGATCGCGCCGCGGCCTGA
- a CDS encoding response regulator transcription factor, producing MTDRVAPARPVRILLADDQPLLRTGFRMVLAAESDLDVVAEAGDGLEAVELSRRLLPDVVLMDIRMPRMDGVAATRAIVDARLPVRVLVLTTFDLDEYVVGALRAGATGFLAKDVPAEDLIAAIRTVAAGDAVVTPRILRRLLDRFAELLPDPAATPAAALDALTDREREVLVQVARGLSNAEIATVLSVSETTIKTHVGHVLTKLRLRDRVQAVVLAYESGLVRPRA from the coding sequence ATGACCGATCGGGTGGCACCGGCGCGGCCGGTACGGATCCTGCTCGCCGACGACCAACCGCTGCTGCGCACCGGGTTCCGGATGGTCCTCGCCGCCGAGAGCGACCTGGACGTGGTGGCGGAGGCCGGCGACGGCCTGGAGGCGGTGGAGCTGTCCCGCCGGCTGCTGCCCGACGTCGTGCTGATGGACATCCGGATGCCCCGGATGGACGGGGTGGCGGCGACCCGGGCGATCGTCGACGCCCGGCTGCCGGTGCGGGTGCTGGTGCTGACCACCTTCGACCTGGACGAGTACGTGGTGGGCGCGTTGCGCGCCGGCGCCACCGGGTTCCTGGCCAAGGACGTGCCCGCGGAGGACCTGATCGCGGCCATCCGCACCGTCGCCGCCGGGGACGCGGTGGTGACGCCCCGGATCCTGCGGCGCCTGCTGGACCGCTTCGCCGAGCTGCTTCCCGATCCGGCGGCGACCCCGGCGGCGGCGCTCGACGCGCTCACCGACCGGGAACGCGAGGTGCTGGTGCAGGTGGCCAGAGGGCTCTCCAACGCCGAGATCGCCACGGTGCTGTCGGTCAGCGAGACCACCATCAAGACCCACGTCGGGCATGTGCTGACCAAGCTGCGGCTGCGGGACCGGGTGCAGGCGGTCGTCCTGGCGTACGAGTCGGGGCTGGTCCGCCCCCGGGCGTAG
- a CDS encoding ABC transporter permease, which translates to MFRATMKSLLARKVRLILSGLAVVLGVMFVSGAFVLTDTLGRSFDSVFADGFSEIDVNVAAKPKVQVSEMEGEQTAAPLPAAVVERVKQVPGAASATGIVNADGARLIGSNGKVVTSFGPPQLGENWVGESDLLRLREGRAPQADDEIVVNKALATAAKVQVGQKVGVLTAFESKKREFTLVGVFGYSGDRDSIGGVNEVFFTTPVAQRLMLGEPDVFSSITVRTAAGVSDEALRDDVARALGSDYEVKTGAQVAADASASLKEGLSFFNKILLGFAAVALLVGTFLILNTFSIIVAQRTRELALMRAIGASGKQIIGSVVLEAIAVGLIASVLGLAAGIGVGALLASLFGNLAGGLELAGIGVPAAAVIGAFSVGLVITVVAALLPALRASRIPPIAAMQDVATPDRPLTKVTVAGSLVTAIGAVLLFLGLSGNAGSQTLATILGGVLFAFIGVALLTPLISRPVVSLLGVIFSWSVPGKLGRLNSGRNPRRTAITAAALMVGIALVTGVTVILDSAKSSISALAQDNVKAELVIAGAQGGPRPPSFDPGVLDQAKTLPGVRMVDGEYGDMAQIDGERTWVGASSDIASLRQIFSAKPVAGDIDRLSPTQMLASSDTATSRGWSVGSTVKVQLTRGAERTYTISGIYESGQLLNPVMLPVTAAKDFAIPQPFQGFVQLAPGTRVADVQPRVEALLADSPEVSVADRDAFIEQQTGQLDGLLTMIQILLALAIVIAVLGIINTLALSVLERTRELGLLRAIGLRRGQTMGMITVEAVVISVFGALLGVAVGTGLGAAVVEALKDEGITDLVLPWGQMGVFLGLAAIIGVVAAVLPAVRAARINVLGAIAHD; encoded by the coding sequence ATGTTCCGCGCGACGATGAAGAGTCTGCTGGCCCGCAAGGTCCGGCTGATCCTGTCCGGGTTGGCGGTGGTGCTGGGCGTCATGTTCGTCTCCGGCGCCTTCGTGCTCACCGACACCCTGGGCCGCTCCTTCGACTCGGTCTTCGCCGACGGCTTCTCCGAGATCGACGTGAACGTCGCGGCGAAGCCGAAGGTGCAGGTCAGCGAGATGGAGGGCGAGCAGACCGCCGCCCCGCTGCCGGCGGCCGTGGTGGAGCGGGTCAAGCAGGTCCCGGGGGCGGCCTCGGCGACGGGCATCGTGAACGCCGACGGCGCCCGGCTGATCGGCAGCAACGGCAAGGTCGTCACGTCGTTCGGGCCGCCGCAGTTGGGTGAGAACTGGGTCGGCGAGAGCGACCTGCTGCGACTGCGCGAGGGTCGCGCGCCGCAGGCCGACGACGAGATCGTCGTCAACAAGGCGCTGGCCACCGCGGCCAAGGTGCAGGTCGGTCAGAAGGTCGGCGTGCTCACCGCGTTCGAGTCGAAGAAGCGCGAGTTCACGCTCGTCGGCGTGTTCGGCTACAGCGGGGACCGGGACTCGATCGGCGGCGTCAACGAGGTCTTCTTCACCACGCCGGTGGCGCAGCGGCTGATGCTGGGCGAGCCGGACGTGTTCAGCAGCATCACCGTCCGCACCGCCGCGGGGGTGTCCGACGAGGCGTTGCGCGACGACGTGGCCCGCGCCCTCGGTTCGGACTACGAGGTCAAGACGGGCGCGCAGGTGGCCGCGGACGCCTCGGCCAGCCTGAAGGAGGGCCTGTCCTTCTTCAACAAGATCCTGCTGGGCTTCGCCGCCGTGGCGCTGCTGGTGGGCACCTTCCTGATCCTCAACACCTTCTCGATCATCGTGGCGCAGCGGACCCGCGAGTTGGCCCTGATGCGGGCCATCGGCGCCAGCGGCAAGCAGATCATCGGTTCGGTGGTGCTGGAGGCGATAGCGGTCGGGCTGATCGCGTCGGTGCTCGGCCTGGCGGCCGGCATCGGCGTGGGCGCGCTGCTGGCGAGCCTCTTCGGCAACCTCGCCGGTGGGCTCGAGCTGGCCGGGATCGGTGTCCCGGCGGCCGCGGTGATCGGGGCGTTCTCCGTCGGTCTGGTGATCACCGTGGTGGCGGCGCTGCTGCCGGCGCTGCGGGCGTCGCGCATCCCGCCGATCGCGGCGATGCAGGACGTGGCCACGCCGGACCGGCCGTTGACCAAGGTCACCGTGGCCGGATCGCTGGTCACCGCCATCGGCGCGGTGCTGCTGTTCCTCGGGCTCAGCGGCAACGCCGGGTCGCAGACACTGGCCACCATCCTCGGTGGGGTGCTGTTCGCCTTCATCGGTGTGGCGCTGCTGACCCCGCTGATCAGCCGGCCGGTGGTGAGCCTGCTCGGTGTGATCTTCTCCTGGTCGGTGCCGGGCAAGCTGGGCCGGCTCAACTCCGGGCGCAACCCCCGCCGTACGGCGATCACCGCTGCCGCGCTGATGGTCGGCATCGCGCTGGTCACCGGTGTGACGGTGATCCTCGACTCGGCCAAGAGCAGCATCAGCGCGCTCGCCCAGGACAATGTCAAGGCCGAGCTGGTGATCGCCGGGGCGCAGGGCGGGCCGCGTCCGCCGAGCTTCGACCCGGGGGTGCTGGACCAGGCCAAGACCCTGCCCGGCGTACGGATGGTCGACGGCGAGTACGGCGACATGGCCCAGATCGACGGCGAGCGCACCTGGGTCGGGGCGAGCAGCGACATCGCGTCGCTGCGGCAGATCTTCAGTGCCAAGCCCGTCGCCGGTGACATCGACCGGCTCTCCCCCACGCAGATGCTGGCCAGCTCGGACACTGCCACGTCCCGGGGCTGGTCGGTCGGCTCGACGGTGAAGGTGCAGCTGACCCGGGGCGCGGAGCGGACGTACACGATCAGCGGCATCTACGAGTCCGGGCAGTTGTTGAACCCGGTGATGCTGCCGGTGACGGCGGCGAAGGACTTCGCCATCCCGCAGCCGTTCCAGGGCTTCGTGCAGCTGGCTCCCGGCACCCGGGTGGCCGACGTGCAGCCGCGGGTGGAGGCGCTGCTCGCGGACAGCCCCGAGGTGTCGGTGGCCGACCGGGACGCGTTCATCGAGCAGCAGACGGGTCAGCTCGACGGGCTGCTCACGATGATCCAGATCCTGTTGGCGCTGGCCATCGTGATCGCGGTGCTCGGCATCATCAACACGCTGGCGCTGTCGGTGCTGGAGCGGACCCGGGAGTTGGGTCTGCTGCGGGCGATCGGTCTGCGCCGGGGGCAGACCATGGGCATGATCACCGTGGAGGCGGTGGTGATCTCGGTGTTCGGCGCGCTGCTCGGGGTGGCGGTGGGCACCGGCCTGGGCGCCGCCGTGGTGGAGGCGCTGAAGGACGAGGGCATCACCGACCTGGTCCTGCCCTGGGGCCAGATGGGTGTCTTCCTCGGTCTGGCCGCCATCATCGGCGTGGTGGCCGCTGTGCTGCCGGCCGTCCGCGCGGCCCGGATCAACGTCCTGGGCGCCATCGCCCACGACTGA
- a CDS encoding YciI family protein yields the protein MILLYGSQQDYDVLSGRATDRPAMSAEQVAAMHKHMETFHQALAESGELIDARGLSEPVHARRVQVREGAPVVTDGPYPETQEVLAGYTIVECASFDRATEIAAGLVDPDAPDAYVDVRPVLDGVEDLAG from the coding sequence ATGATTTTGCTCTACGGGTCACAGCAGGACTACGACGTGCTGTCCGGGCGGGCGACCGACCGGCCGGCGATGTCGGCCGAGCAGGTCGCGGCGATGCACAAGCACATGGAGACCTTCCACCAGGCGCTGGCCGAGTCCGGCGAACTCATCGACGCGCGCGGTCTGAGTGAGCCGGTGCACGCCCGCCGGGTACAGGTGCGTGAGGGCGCTCCGGTCGTCACCGACGGGCCGTACCCGGAGACGCAGGAGGTCCTCGCCGGCTACACGATCGTCGAGTGCGCCAGCTTCGACCGGGCGACCGAGATCGCCGCGGGTCTGGTCGACCCGGATGCCCCCGACGCGTACGTGGACGTGCGGCCGGTGCTCGACGGTGTCGAGGATCTGGCTGGCTGA
- a CDS encoding sigma-70 family RNA polymerase sigma factor, with translation MPQTPAEDLLRELAPQVLGALVRRYGHFDTAEDAVQEALIAAAGDWPRDGVPDNPRAWLITVASRRLTDLLRREQARRRREDTVARGVLPEQWQAPAADSPPADADDTLILLFLCCHPALSPASQIALTLRAVGGLSTAEVARAFLVPEATMTRRISRGKQRIRESGLRFAPPTDAEHADRLAAVLHVLYLVFTEGYARTAGPGLLRADLTAEAIRLTRMVHRLLPDDPEVTGLLALMLLTDARAPARTGPHGELVPMAEQDRGRWRAEQIAEGVALITAALPRGVVGAYQVQAAIAALHDEAPSAADTDWAQITALYEVLRSLSDNPVVALNHAVAVAMSSGAPAGLALLADLAGDGRLADDPRLPAARAHLWELMGERGAAREAYRLAAARSTNLAQQRYLYARAERLTDGPPSAGAAGAEPADGPPPAGAAGAEPADGPPAD, from the coding sequence GTGCCGCAGACGCCTGCCGAGGACCTGCTGCGCGAGCTGGCGCCGCAGGTCCTCGGCGCGCTGGTACGCCGCTACGGGCACTTCGACACCGCCGAGGACGCGGTGCAGGAGGCCCTGATCGCCGCGGCGGGCGACTGGCCGCGCGACGGCGTACCGGACAACCCGCGCGCCTGGTTGATCACCGTCGCGTCCCGCCGGCTGACCGATCTGCTGCGTCGCGAGCAGGCCCGCAGGCGGCGGGAGGACACCGTGGCACGCGGGGTGCTGCCGGAGCAGTGGCAGGCTCCCGCGGCGGACAGCCCACCGGCGGACGCCGACGACACGCTCATCCTGCTGTTCCTGTGCTGCCATCCGGCGCTGTCCCCGGCGTCGCAGATCGCGCTCACGCTGCGCGCGGTGGGTGGGTTGAGCACCGCCGAGGTGGCGCGGGCGTTCCTGGTGCCGGAGGCGACGATGACCCGGCGGATCAGCCGGGGCAAGCAGCGGATCCGCGAGAGCGGGCTGCGGTTCGCGCCGCCCACCGACGCCGAGCACGCCGACCGGCTCGCCGCCGTGCTGCACGTGCTCTACCTGGTCTTCACCGAGGGGTACGCGCGGACGGCCGGGCCGGGGCTGCTGCGCGCCGACCTGACCGCCGAGGCGATCCGGCTGACCCGCATGGTGCACCGGCTGCTCCCGGACGACCCCGAGGTCACCGGCCTGCTCGCGTTGATGCTGCTGACCGACGCCCGCGCGCCGGCGCGGACCGGCCCGCACGGCGAGTTGGTGCCGATGGCCGAACAGGACCGCGGCCGGTGGCGGGCCGAACAGATCGCCGAGGGGGTCGCGTTGATCACGGCGGCGCTGCCGCGGGGGGTGGTCGGGGCGTACCAGGTGCAGGCGGCCATCGCGGCCCTGCACGACGAGGCGCCCAGCGCGGCGGATACCGACTGGGCGCAGATCACCGCGCTGTACGAGGTGCTCCGGAGTCTCTCGGACAACCCGGTGGTGGCGCTCAACCACGCGGTGGCCGTGGCGATGAGCAGCGGCGCTCCGGCCGGGCTGGCGCTGCTCGCCGACCTGGCCGGCGACGGGCGTCTCGCCGACGATCCCCGGTTGCCAGCCGCCCGCGCCCACCTGTGGGAGCTGATGGGTGAGCGGGGCGCCGCGCGGGAGGCGTACCGGCTGGCGGCGGCGCGCTCGACGAACCTGGCGCAGCAGCGCTACCTGTACGCCCGCGCGGAACGGCTCACCGACGGACCACCGTCGGCCGGGGCAGCCGGAGCCGAGCCCGCCGACGGGCCACCGCCGGCCGGGGCAGCCGGAGCCGAACCCGCCGACGGGCCACCGGCCGACTGA
- a CDS encoding ABC transporter ATP-binding protein, whose protein sequence is MTATVGQQAQAAARANDVWKVYGSGEAQVIALRGVSAEFERGRFTAIMGPSGSGKSTLMHCLAGLDSVTRGTVSIGETTVTGLGDAGLTKLRRDKVGFIFQQFNLLPTLTAKENILLPLSIAGRKPDPAWYETVINTVGLRDRLDHRPAQLSGGQQQRVACARALVSRPEVIFADEPTGNLDSRAGAEVLAFLRDSVRQHGQTIVMVTHDPTAAAYADRVVFLADGEIVSELVEPTAETVLDTMKKLDTPAEVGN, encoded by the coding sequence GTGACCGCGACGGTAGGCCAGCAGGCGCAGGCCGCGGCCCGGGCGAACGACGTGTGGAAGGTGTACGGCAGCGGCGAGGCCCAGGTCATCGCGCTGCGGGGGGTCAGCGCCGAGTTCGAACGGGGCCGCTTCACCGCGATCATGGGTCCGTCGGGTTCCGGCAAGTCGACGCTGATGCACTGCCTGGCGGGCCTGGACTCGGTCACCCGGGGCACGGTGTCGATCGGTGAGACGACCGTCACGGGGCTGGGCGACGCGGGGCTGACGAAGCTGCGCCGCGACAAGGTCGGCTTCATCTTCCAGCAGTTCAACCTGCTCCCGACGTTGACCGCCAAGGAGAACATCCTGCTGCCGCTGTCGATCGCCGGTCGTAAGCCGGACCCGGCGTGGTACGAGACGGTGATCAACACGGTCGGTCTGCGGGACCGGCTGGACCACCGGCCCGCGCAGCTCTCCGGCGGGCAGCAGCAGCGGGTGGCGTGCGCGCGGGCGCTGGTGTCCCGCCCCGAGGTGATCTTCGCGGACGAGCCGACGGGCAACCTGGACTCGCGCGCCGGCGCGGAGGTGCTGGCCTTCCTGCGCGACTCGGTGCGGCAGCACGGTCAGACCATCGTCATGGTCACCCACGACCCGACCGCCGCCGCGTACGCCGACCGGGTGGTCTTCCTCGCCGACGGTGAGATCGTCTCGGAGCTGGTCGAGCCGACCGCCGAGACGGTGCTGGACACCATGAAGAAGCTGGACACGCCGGCCGAGGTGGGCAACTGA
- a CDS encoding site-2 protease family protein, with protein MEQTSRPPRRPDRRSGLNVGRVFGVPLHLNGSMVLLAVLIAVLYGEFARRQLDLSQLSGYLIGFGFVVSLLGSVLLHELGHALTARRHGIGVRGITLELLGGYTEMERDAPSPRVDLLVSLAGPAVSAVLGVLAVAATVALPQGTLTHQLAFQLAVSNVIVALFNSLPGLPLDGGRALRAAVWGLTRDRHLGTEVAGWAGRVVAVGTAVTVLLLTVADYLAPLALPLTLLVAVTLWRGAGQSIRAARVGRRFPLIDLARLARPVWPVPSGTPLAEAQRRRAEVGPPGSALLVTDSTGRPAALVDPVAAEAVPVERRPWLAVDAVSRSLGAVPTLTLGWDGEQVMEAVQTHPGAQYVVTSGEDVVGILHIADLAQLLEPNRKMTP; from the coding sequence ATGGAGCAGACATCCCGGCCCCCGCGCCGACCGGACCGGCGCTCCGGCCTGAACGTCGGCCGGGTGTTCGGGGTGCCGCTGCACCTCAACGGCTCCATGGTCCTGCTCGCGGTGCTCATCGCCGTGCTGTACGGGGAGTTCGCCCGCCGGCAACTGGACCTGTCGCAGCTCAGCGGCTATCTCATCGGCTTCGGTTTCGTCGTGTCGCTGCTCGGCTCCGTCCTCTTGCACGAGCTGGGCCACGCCCTCACCGCCCGGCGCCACGGCATCGGTGTGCGCGGGATCACCCTGGAACTGCTCGGCGGCTACACCGAGATGGAGCGCGACGCCCCGTCCCCCCGCGTCGACCTGCTGGTCTCGCTCGCCGGCCCGGCGGTCTCCGCGGTGCTGGGCGTGCTCGCGGTCGCCGCCACGGTGGCCCTGCCCCAGGGCACCCTGACCCACCAGCTCGCCTTCCAGCTCGCCGTCAGCAACGTCATCGTCGCGCTGTTCAACAGCCTGCCCGGGCTGCCGCTGGACGGCGGCCGGGCGCTGCGCGCCGCGGTCTGGGGGCTGACCCGCGACCGGCACCTCGGCACCGAGGTCGCCGGGTGGGCCGGGCGCGTCGTCGCGGTCGGCACCGCGGTCACCGTCCTGCTCCTCACCGTCGCCGACTATCTGGCGCCGCTGGCCCTGCCGCTGACGCTGCTGGTCGCCGTGACCCTCTGGCGGGGGGCCGGACAGTCGATCCGGGCCGCCCGGGTCGGCCGGCGGTTCCCGCTGATCGATCTCGCCCGCCTGGCCCGCCCGGTCTGGCCGGTGCCCTCCGGCACACCGCTGGCCGAGGCCCAACGCCGACGCGCCGAGGTCGGCCCGCCCGGCTCGGCCCTGCTGGTCACCGACTCCACCGGCCGGCCGGCGGCGCTGGTCGACCCGGTCGCCGCCGAGGCGGTGCCGGTCGAGCGCCGGCCGTGGCTGGCGGTGGACGCCGTGTCCCGCTCCCTGGGCGCCGTTCCCACGTTGACCCTGGGATGGGACGGCGAGCAGGTGATGGAGGCCGTACAGACC
- a CDS encoding neutral zinc metallopeptidase, with amino-acid sequence MRARSGRPGRGSLAGLLVAALVSLACAGGGLAEPAGERPASERAPASPGPDTTRADSTTSVAEFEQDVADAQAVAERYWAAQFKESGQRFQPVRRIIPYQRAGEVSCGGQALPRNNAVYCSRGDFIAYDVAWSVAAFRQVGDAFVFYLLGHEYAHAIQVRLGINYSFTIQQELQADCMAGAYLGDSVRSGALTLAEGDLEEFREGVAAVGDDPDQPWFAEGAHGTAEQRTDMFFRGYEGSLKECDLG; translated from the coding sequence GTGAGGGCACGGTCAGGACGCCCCGGCCGGGGTTCGTTGGCGGGCCTGCTGGTCGCCGCGCTGGTGTCGCTCGCCTGCGCCGGCGGTGGGCTGGCCGAGCCGGCGGGGGAACGGCCCGCGTCCGAGCGTGCACCGGCGTCCCCGGGGCCGGACACCACCAGGGCCGACAGCACCACGAGCGTCGCCGAGTTCGAGCAGGACGTCGCCGACGCGCAGGCGGTGGCCGAGCGGTACTGGGCCGCGCAGTTCAAGGAGTCCGGGCAACGGTTCCAACCGGTCCGGCGGATCATCCCGTACCAGCGGGCCGGGGAGGTGTCCTGCGGAGGCCAGGCGTTGCCCCGCAACAACGCCGTCTACTGCTCCCGGGGCGACTTCATCGCCTACGACGTGGCCTGGTCGGTAGCGGCGTTCCGGCAGGTCGGTGACGCGTTCGTGTTCTACCTGCTCGGGCACGAGTACGCGCACGCCATCCAGGTGCGGCTCGGCATCAACTACAGCTTCACCATCCAGCAGGAGTTGCAGGCCGACTGCATGGCCGGCGCGTACCTCGGTGACTCGGTGCGCTCCGGCGCCCTGACCCTCGCCGAGGGCGACCTGGAGGAGTTCCGCGAAGGGGTGGCGGCGGTCGGCGACGACCCGGACCAGCCGTGGTTCGCCGAGGGCGCGCACGGCACCGCCGAGCAGCGCACCGACATGTTCTTCCGCGGGTACGAGGGCTCCCTGAAGGAGTGCGACCTGGGGTGA
- a CDS encoding ionic transporter y4hA: MAALLRSRLPDWTVVVPVLAVLVLIATWGRSLPGPIIVLVALLLGGAVLAAVHHAEVVAHRVGEPYGSLVLAVAVTVIEVALIVTLMISGPEKTQALARDTVFAAIMITCNGILGLSLLLGALRRRVAVFNPEGTGGALATVITLATLSLVIPSFTTSRPGPEFSPAQLTFAAVASLALYGLFVLVQTGRHRDYFLPVDSRGQVIDAEEHAKPPTNRAALVSLGLLLVALVAVVGDAKTVSPTIEAGVAAANLPHAFVGVIIALLVLLPETLAAARAARRDRVQISLNLALGSAMASIGLTIPVIAIASIWLDGPLLLGLGGTQLALLALTAVTAVLTVVPGRANVLQGGVHLVLLAAFVFLAASP, encoded by the coding sequence ATGGCCGCCCTCCTTCGCTCCCGCCTGCCCGACTGGACCGTCGTCGTGCCCGTGCTCGCCGTCCTGGTGCTCATCGCCACCTGGGGGCGGAGCCTGCCCGGCCCGATCATCGTGCTGGTGGCGCTGCTGCTGGGCGGCGCGGTGCTCGCCGCCGTGCACCACGCGGAGGTGGTCGCCCACCGGGTCGGGGAGCCGTACGGGTCGCTGGTGCTCGCCGTCGCGGTCACCGTGATCGAGGTCGCCCTCATCGTCACGCTGATGATCAGCGGACCGGAGAAGACCCAGGCCCTCGCCCGGGACACCGTCTTCGCCGCCATCATGATCACCTGCAACGGGATACTCGGCCTGTCCCTGCTGCTCGGCGCGTTACGCCGACGCGTCGCGGTGTTCAACCCGGAGGGCACCGGGGGCGCCCTCGCGACAGTGATCACCCTGGCCACCCTGAGCCTCGTCATCCCGAGCTTCACCACGTCCCGACCCGGCCCCGAGTTCAGCCCCGCCCAGCTCACCTTCGCCGCCGTCGCCTCCCTCGCGCTGTACGGACTCTTCGTGCTCGTGCAGACCGGCCGGCACCGCGACTACTTCCTGCCGGTCGACAGCCGGGGCCAGGTCATCGACGCGGAGGAGCACGCCAAGCCGCCCACCAACCGGGCAGCGCTGGTCAGCCTGGGGTTGCTGCTGGTCGCGCTCGTCGCGGTGGTGGGCGACGCCAAGACCGTGTCGCCGACCATCGAGGCGGGTGTCGCCGCCGCGAACCTGCCGCACGCGTTCGTCGGTGTGATCATCGCCCTGCTGGTGCTGCTGCCGGAGACCCTGGCCGCTGCCCGCGCCGCCCGCCGCGACCGGGTGCAGATCAGCCTCAACCTCGCGCTCGGCTCGGCGATGGCCAGCATCGGCCTGACCATCCCCGTCATCGCGATCGCCTCGATCTGGCTGGACGGCCCCCTGCTGCTCGGCCTCGGCGGCACCCAGCTCGCCCTGCTCGCGCTCACCGCGGTGACCGCCGTGCTCACCGTCGTGCCGGGCCGGGCGAATGTGCTCCAGGGCGGCGTGCACCTGGTGCTGCTGGCCGCCTTCGTCTTCCTCGCCGCCAGCCCCTGA